Below is a genomic region from Bos javanicus breed banteng chromosome 13, ARS-OSU_banteng_1.0, whole genome shotgun sequence.
CACCTCCTGAGACTCCCGTACCTCCTCTGCTTGCCCTCCAAGCACAGGTGATTCGTGGGAAACCGCCGGCTGGCTCGGAGAGGTCGGCTACGAGGCGCACAGGCAGGTGCGCACGCTCTTTGCAGCGGTCTCTGGCCCCGCGAGCGCCCGGGGACGGGCTGTGGCGGCCAGGACTGGCGCACAGCCGCGAGGGGCACTGGCGCTGAGGTCCCGCGGCTCCAAATTGGCAGCAACGGGTCCTGGGCTCCAGGCTCCAAGTGCTTTAATCGCCGCGCGCGAGAGAGACTTTCCGGGAGCAGGCAACTCTCCGGAGTTCTCACCCAATCCCTGCCTGATTACTTTTCGCACATTGCAACAGTGTCGCTACAGCGCAGCGGCCCTGCTTTCCGAAAGTTGGCGCGAGCACTTCCGAACCACGTTTTTGGCACCCGCCATGGCCAACTGGTTTGAGACTAGTTTCTCTAGGAGGGAAAAATGCACGTAAAATAAGTGACTTACCCGTGCCTTCTGGGTGTGCAGCTCGAAACCTGGGGTGCGCCCGGGATTCAGTCGCGCGTCCTGGACACCAGCTCGGAGACCTCTGGCTGTTTCCAGAGGGGCGCAAAGACGCCCCACCGTCCAACAAGCGTTTAGCCACCTGGGCGCCCACCGGCACCCTGGGGGAGGTCTGGGGAGCCCTTCCCAGTTGGCCCTGTGCCCCTGCCCCTCCCGGGCTGGCTCACTGAGCCCGCTCTCTTCCCGCTTTCCCTCTAACctgcctttcctccctcccttcctcccgcCGGTCCTGCACCGACCCCAGACTCGCCAGTTTAACGGTGGGCAACCAACCTGGGTCAAAGAACACAAGGAGAATCCGGGGCGCGTCTTCCATTAGTGACGCCGGATGGGGATTGCCCCCCTTTTGGAAGGGGACTCTGGGGATGGGTCGCGGCGGGTGGGCTTCTTGGGCTTGCAgcggtgctgctgctgcttctcctcctccttgggCTCCTCTGACTCTTCGGGGTCCCTCGGATCCTTGTCCTCGGGCTCCTCCCCTTGTCTGGGGCTCTCAGACTCCTGAGTACTGGGCGGCGCACGACTCGGGGAGGCGTCGGGGCTCCGCAGCCTCAGGGCGCTGAGACGCTCGGTGAGAGACTGGTGGAAGGTGGGGCGCTTGGGCACCACGGGGCCCGGCTCGTCCTCGGGCTCGGTCTCCGGCTCAGTGGTGGGGGCGGTGTCAGACTCGGTCTCGAATTCGGTCTCGGACTCGATTTCAGACTCGGACTCGGTCTCGGATTCGTAGTCGAACTCTTCTTCCTGGTACTCTGGGCACTCGGGAAGGGAGGGCTCGAAATCTGTGTCCTCGTGGTCAGATTCAGGGGGCTCGGGGAATACCTGGGCTGCAGAGCGGTGGTGGGCGTTCAGGAAGGTCCGGCGCTGGGCAGCCGCGCGCTGCTGGGCGCGGGTGCTGGAGGTGGCAAGGGCGCGGAGGAGCGCGATGGAGCAGGAGAGCCAGAGGAGCGCGGTGGCTGCCCGGCGGCCTATGGGTGGGCACAGATCGTTGTAATTGTGGCGAGCTCGGCGCCCTAGCTGAGGTCGGGATCTACGATCCATCCTCACGCACACTCGGCGAATCCGACCCACCCTCTGGCTCTGCAGAGAGCAGCTCCGAAGCGCATCGGCCGCTAGAGCCGAAAAAGGTGCCCCTCGCGAGGGAAGAAGCTGGGTCCGGCGGTCCCAGCCCCACCTCGGCTCGAGGGGAAAAAGGGAAGCACCTACCTTCCTGACCACTCAACTTTCTAAAGCTCCGCACCTCTGCTTGCCTCTCTGGGCATAAAGAAGGGATGGGAAAAGGGGTGGGAAAGTCCGTCTCCTCCGGGGCCCCTCTCTCTAAGTCTTAGACTCTGCAGCCTAAGACTCCGGAGAGGTGTCTCCGCTGGTCCTCTCGCctgggagaggaaagaggagactgaggcGAAGACAGACGGGGCTGAGAGGTTCTGCAAAGTTGCGCGCCCGGACTTCTGCCGGGCATGTGCAGTAGGGAGGCGGGGGCGGGTCCCCGCGCGTTGCGCGGTGGCGCGGAGCCTCGGCTCAGACCCTAGTGGACCGGCAGGTGGCAGGAGGGAACCTTGTTTGAAAGGTTTTGGACGACGCGAGCGGCGGGGGGACCAGGCGGGTGCCATGGAGCAAGCGAGCCAGCGAGCCAGCGAGCCACAGGTTAGAGTGTGTGCGCAGCGGGGCATGGGTTCTCCATGGTGTCCGGACCCCTCCCCAGCTTCTCCAGGGTTATTGATAAATTGAACAAAGCCTGAAGCAGCTAAAAAATTTGCCGATATTCTGTCTTCTGGAGGAATGAGCGTCTGTACGTCACTATTAACTATCCAGTCCAGGGCATTTTCCAAGGGCTTAATATTATAGTTGGAAAAGGGTAATCTCAGGCAATCATTAATCGTGAGACACCTTTGGCAGATCTGGTCTAGAAACTGTAATTTGAGACGTTTCCAGATCCTTCCCCAATGCGGTCTGAAGCGACTAATTAATTACGGAATGGTTAGATAAGCATCTTCGCTAAGAAGGACGCCCACAGACAGACGAGGTGATGGTTTACACGTCCCCAAACCCGTTGGTGGGCCACCCTGAGCTCTAGCGCAGAACGAGGGCTGAAAGTCTCTCTTTGCCCAGAACATCCCTCAAGGAAGATCTGTGCTGATGGTTCAGTACGTGCAAACCAGTTCGCCGACCCTGGAGGGCGCTGCAGGGCGTTCGGCTATCAAGGAAACCGCAGGGTACCGTTCACAGCTCTTTTCATAAACAGGTTTTCAACAAAGtgcagtcattcaacaaatattgaatgCCTAGCTCTTGCCAACCTCTGTTCTAGGTGCTGAAGGTGGTAGAgtaggaagaagaggaaaggaaaggcaaTCTCATATTAAGGAGAGAATCTTTAGGACTAATCTTATGTTAATCAGAGCATTAAACCACTCAGGACTCACTCCTTACCCATCAGCATTGTTTGATTCAGTATGCATTCTACAATATGAGAAAATTTATTGGGTCAACCAGAGTATTAGGGCTACGGGACAGCTAGACCCCCTAGGTCATATCGTTGAACCCCAAAGGAGATGAGACCATCTCTTGGCCCTGGAAAATCAAACGAGGTCCATGTTCTCCTGGAGGGGGTCCCTGGAGTGGTCCTTGCTTAGGAAAGGGTAGTACTTTGGAAGCTCAGGGGTTCCAGTTGCAACTTGACTGCTGCTTCTGCCCACCTTATTCAGATACAGAGCATCCCTTTTGCCCTAGTGACAGGTCCACCCGTGGTACAACTCAGCAAAACCATCTTCCTCAAGTCTGCAAGTACCAACAAGCTTCCAAGTGGCACAGGTGGTTTTTCTTGTCTTTGAGTCAACGTGGCAGAGACTTCAAGAGTCCATGAGgtaattcttcttcttttctttctttctttatggctctgctgggtctttattCCTGCacttggactttctctagttgtgggaagcgggggctactctttgttatgGTGCTTGGGCGTCTCATTGAGGTGACTTCTGTTGCTCAGtggttgtagcacacaggcttagttcctccatgccacgtgggatcttcccaaaccagggactgaacccgtgtcccctacattggcaggcggattcttaaccacgggaccatcAGGGTGGTCCCTCCTCTATGAGGTGATTCTGCTTTACCTTTTGTGGTAGTCCACAGTAGAGTGCCCTGCATCCACAGTGGTTCCTCAGCATGGTGGGGCACACACCCCTTTCCTTCCATGTTCGCCTTAGAGCTGTGAAGCCCAGAGTTAAGACCTTAGTGAGATCCTAGCCACTGTTTTGGACATGTGAAGGTTTTATATCTGCGTCTTGGCTGTGAATGGTCTTGAATGTTCCTGACCTGGCTTCTCAGCAGTGCCTGTCTTGTGTCTTGAGTTCATTGAGTTCATTTGTAGCATTAAAATACTGATCAGTCTAATAAAGTGGAATCGATTTGCAAACCTCGTCAAAGGGCACATGTCTGCATTCTTGTCgtgctctcttcctcctccttggtCCAGAGCGACCGAAAGGGGTTTACTGTCACAGATGCCTGGATCTGTGACATATGGATGTTATTACAGGACAGGGGACAGGGTCCTTTGGAGCTATAGATCTCAAATCCTGATCTCTCAGCCCCACCCTGAGACATTTCCAAAGGTTCTGCTCACGTTGACccatctgctttctttctttcaatcaGTGCAGCCCCCCTGACAGTGAGTGGAACATAAAGACATCACTCAAGTGGTTCTCAGGGCACATTGGGAAAAAATCAGGCAGATGTGGGTGCTGCTGAATGCCCTTTCAATGGAGACAAATGCCAGCTGTCAGCAATGAGGGGGATTATGATTCTTTAGTGGACATAAGAAAGTACTTCGTTTTGCAGGAGTGCTTTCTGCCTGTAATGGAGATGGCAGCTCAGAGCTGATCCACTAATACAGATACACGAGATTGCCTGCATTATTAAAAAATGTGCATTACATAATACATAGTTTTGGACTACAGTCTGCATTAGAAATGCACTTTCTTTGCAAGATGCATTTTAATCAACAAACGAACATTTAACAAAGCACCGCATTTAGAGCCCCAATCATGTATAGTTACAGGTACGTTTCTGGCGTTCATTTGACACGGGCTCCGAGAGCAGGAGGACCACACTAAAATACTGTTCCATCTCGCACTTAGTGCCGAGGCCAAGCAAATGGCTCCGTGCAGAAAACGCTCTTTAAAATGCATTACGTGTATGACTTTAAAAGTGCTTGCTGCAGGATGAATTTCAAAAAGGAGCAAGTGGTGATGAACGACCTCGGGTTGTTACCAGGCTAAGGAGCGAGGGGCTGTCTGTCTGTGGTAAATAAAGTGTGGATGTATGTCACCTGCGGGGCTCGGCCGGAGGGTGGCCCCTGAGCCCATGGGATAGGGAAGTGCCGttcccagttcattctgaagagtATTGTCTCCAGCCCTTTACAGGATCATCCTGGGGAAGAGGCACTAAGATGTCTTTTATGTGGCTTGGGAGGGTAGAATTAGAACCTACAGAACATAGTTCCAGCAGGCTATGTCAGCTCAGCCCAAGGAAGAGTATTCAAACAATTAGGACTGTGAAATGCAACGGCTGTCAGGAGGTGGTTGGCTCTTTGTCAGGAGCAGCATTAAATCAAAAGACAGAGGACCACATATTGGAGATGTTTTCCCCAGGACTCCTGAGCCGGGTGGATTAGAACCCCACGCTCACTGAGTTCTTTTCAAGTCAGAATCTGATTTCATGAAAGGGGTCTGGAGGCCCTGGGAGAGGAGCTGAGGGCTCTATCAATGGACGTGTTCTTCCAACTCGGCTTCTATTTCAGAGGCATATGAAAGTGCAGGTGGCTCAATGGCAGGAAGGAATGTCTGGGTGGCAGTTTTAGGACACAAGCAAACAGGTGTTAACTGGGAAGCCTCAGCCAGTGGTGGGTGGGCCTTTTGTAACCAAGGTGGGACTCTGTGGCTCTCTGCTCCACAACTCACTGGCAGAGAAATTAGCCGTCTGTCTATTCATTATATTGGGCCTCTTTGCCTCCCTGCCCTGAGCTGtctcagaaattaaaaatgaaattagctGTATAGCAATTGCACATTGAGTCACTTCTATGACCAGGACAGTCTTCCAGGCCTGTGGGGAGATGGAGGTGATTGAGAGGGGACCAAGCCCTGCCATTTGACAACATGCACGTCAGTGGGAAACGCCCCCAATTATTAGAGAGTGGATTGCCAACAGGTGGCAaatcctcaatccttcccagatgGGCAAACCAGGGAGGGAAGCCAGCGGGCAGTGGTTATGTCAGGGAGTGTCCATCTGGTGGGTTTCTGCAGGAGGTGGGGTCTTCCCTCGTCTGACTttgaggctttcttttcttttcttttgtttggagCCCATTAGAAGGCTTTCAACCCACGTGCCTACTGTGTGCAAAGCCCTGCTCTGGTACCTCTGGGGAGACAGATGACTCACAGGAATTCTCAGAAGGCTTGCTGGGGCATTGTCACAGGTCCCCTCAACACCAGTACATTTTCCAAGATGAGACGGAAGATAAAAGATCGGTTCTGCTCCTCCAGGCAAGTGGGTACAATCACTCTTGAACATATTTTTTGGACAATCATTCGAAAAGGTTATTTTTGAAGATGGAGAGCTTTTCAAACTTTCCTTTGGGTAGAAATGAATTCAGGGAGTTTGAAGTGCTACTCGCCCCTGACTGTGGCAATCAGCCAGAAGGCTCAACCCCTCCAGCCCTGGGAATTTGGCGTCagccctcctgcctgccccctaCAGAGGTCTGGGTTTGTCTCGCTTCTCTGGGCACCATGTAACTTACTCAAGCAGTACCGGCATTGATTGGCTCTCACCAGTAGAAAGGGCCACAGGGCCAGGCCCCTGATTTTGTGATTTTGGGAGCACTCCCATCCAGAGCAGAAGCAGACAACAGGAGGAAGTCATCATCTTTTTGACCTGGCTGGCTTCTGTTGTTGGGATTGCGATTCTCTATTGTGTGTCCCCGTGCAGCGCTGCTGGTGTTGTCCTCTCACGAGTGGCCTTCGTTCGCCTTAGCTTTGTGCTCTCTCGAGGTTCTCCCACCAACCCTGCATCCACCCGCCTGCCCACCTGCTCCTGTCATGGGCGGAGCAATTTCTAGGCTACTGATCGAACAGAAAGTGTCTGGAAGGCCCTTCCCCCAGGCAGGGTGTAAGCTTGGGTGGCCAGGGCCTCCTGAGGCGGGACGCCTCCCTTTCTCTGTCTTGACTCTGGCTCTTAGCTTTCGTGTGGTGTGGTCCCAGGTTCACATTGGACTCTGGCTCTCTGCCTACTCTGTCCTGGAGAAATGAGGACTGGGCTCGGTCACCTGCCCTGCCCCAGCCTGCCTGGTGCTTTTCCATGGCCAGCGCTGCCCACGGCCCAGGTGATGTAGTGTGAGCTGCACCCTTTGCCCTCCGTGGCAGCCCCTCGTGGGGATGGTGGGCGGTGGGTGAAAGCGCTACTGATGGCAGAGGACGCTCAGCCGTCAGGAGTGTCCTCGGCACGCCGCTTTGCTTTTGTTCAGCTCACCCTGACTCCCACCTTGTCCCCTGGCCACTGGCATTAACAGAGAGCCTCCACGTTGTTTTTCTCTGCTCTGCTGAGGGTCTGACTCACCTCTCCAGGCTTGGTcctggctgggggcggggtgAGGCAGTGGCGcgccagagggagggagagagtctGCTGGTGTCATGGTTCAGGCTGGCGCTCGGAGCCATCATTTGAGCCCAAGCTCTTCAAGATGTGATTAGACCAATTTTACACGCCTAGTCACTGAGGCTTGGGTAGATTGGGACTGTTTCTATATGGGCAAAGTGAAGTGGAGAATTGAGGCAATTATCTTCAGGCAAATGACGCTGGGCTCTGTAATCAGTCTGTTCTGATAACTAGGGAATCAGCCTCATTCATGGTGGTGGTGCTTGAGTTGAGGAGGATTCTAAGGTATTTGTTTGTTATTTGCACTTGGCTTTGTTTTTCCCCAAGGCAGTCAGGGGAGGGCCATCCTACTGACACAGATGCGAGTGTCTGTAGGCTGTGGGACCTGTCAGCCAGGCAGGGGTGGCAGGTGCTCTGGACCTGCCACCCCTATGAGCCACCCTATGAGCAGGTCCCCGGCCTGCTGGGGTCCGCCCTCTGCTTCCTGCTTCTGGTGGATACCTGCCTCCCCTTCTTCCCTTGTGCCTGCTCGTCCTGAGATGTTGGGCCAGAGGATGGACAAGGTCACTTCCAGGGCCAGGATTATACAGGTCTCAGCAGGCCCACAGTTAGACACGAACTGCTGGGGTTAATGAAAATGTCCCAGAACTGGAAGAATGAGAGAGCAGGTCTTCTTAGATCAGAAGTGAAAGCTCACTCTTGACTGGTGATGACTTCTGGACCCTCTCACTtccatctgttttttgttttggggttttttttttttttgagggggaagCCTAAAATCATTGTAAATTGGGAGGTTTTCCCTTTGCTGGTCTAGAAATTTCTTCCTGAAAGAGCTGACATTTCCCTCCCAGCTCTTCACTggtgagagaaggaaaaacaagactTGTTTTCCAAATGGCTGAGTTTGATTGGTTTGTGGCAAGTGAGGACTTGGAGAATTCCTAATTACTTTCTGGAACAATCTGTGCAGCTGGGAAGTTGAGGGCTGCGTGGGGCCTTCTGGATGCCAGGCAGGTGGGCCAGGGCCCCTGACTAAAGAACTTGGAAAATTCTCTGGCGCCCGGTGCCAGCACCTCTGCCACCCCATCCTCACACTCAGAGAGAACAAGATGAATCTAATGAATTTCAAATTGTGATTTGGACAGCCTAGGAATGAGGAGGTAGGGCTTGAGATGACCCTAGGGAAACACACAGGAATTCAAAAGGGTTTTTTTTAGATTGCCAAGAAATCTTCATCTTTGTCACTTTGAAATTTTCTGGTATTGCTTGgtttggtttagtcgctaagtcgtgtccgactcttgcgacctcatggaccgtgtagcctgccaggctcctctgtccatggattctccaggcaagaatacttagaaACTCTAAAATGTCCTGTTCCAAATTGAGACAAGAAGGTTTTGAAAACTATCACTCTGTCTTCAGACTACGGGGACAGTAGTGGGGCCCGTGTATTATTCTATTGGTAACGAATTTGATTCTGCTGTATTAAGTTGTGGTGTCTTTTCCCAGTGTTTTAGTTGGTTTATAGCCTTAACAATCATCATTTCATACTATAGTTCAGGATCTTCTGGGACAAGAATCTTCTGTGTGCTCTCAGAATCCTCTGATTGTTTTGCCCATTTATTTCTCTATAGAATTCAAGAATCATTCTTACCAAATTCTGTAATGACCTTGGTGATGCCTTGACTGGATTTTGAGTCAATCTATAAATTAAGTTGGGAAATAGCGTTGTTAAGCCTTCAGCCAGAAGTTTGGTCTCTTCTTCGTTTGAGTTTCTATTTCATACATTAAggatttgtgttttctttatataattctAATATATCCTTTGTGGAGTttgatatatgaatatgtatcaAGTATTTCCCAAGCATTTGATATGTTTGTTGCTATTGTGAGCAGAATCTGCTTTATCATTATATTCAGGCTGTTGATTATTGTTTATAGAAATGGTATTGATTTTTGTGCATCTTTCTCTTGTTTTGCTCCCTTTACAATTGCTTGGTTTATGAGGCATCCAGGAGCTGCTCCAGCAAACGCTGAGAGGTGGATGTGGGAAGGTTTGTAGAAGAGAATCCCGTACATAGGAGAGAGTCCTGCTAAGTCACTGGTTGCCAGATGCCAACGCACAGTGGAGTGAGAGAAATCAAGATGATGTCGTGGGGTTTCCGTCAGGTTAAGCGTATTCCGGGAAGGGGCTGTCCTTGAGATGGAGGCTGCAGAAGCTTCCTACCTTTCGGTATTTCAGTGTCATTTCTTTTTGGGTGACAATTGATAGCAACTTGGGGCTTTTTGTTGGAAGATATTAGAGGACTTTTtagaagtttatttaaaatttggtttttatttagttttttaaatgacagcatattaaaaaaaaaacctcgttGGCAACCTAGGTTGGCATTCcatagtaatttgaacattttagcGTTTTCTGAAATGTCAAAATCAGGAACTTCCAACTCATGTTCTTTTGGACTTCACAGTTCTGTGTTATTTGGTAATTCTGGGCtttcttcttaatttaaaaataaattttggtttatccttttgtcttcttctagTTAGTCTTGTCATGTAGTTagattcatgtttttatttcttccttcctcttttcctggCTTCTTCACCCTTCCTTTGTGTGTTGGCATGTTCCTGAGACTATGTGAGAGACAGGAGTCATTGCTCCTTTTCTAGAGGAGATGGGTGCAGTGGGGCATCCTCACTGTGCTTCTTTGTTTAAAGGGATTTTCTCAATGTCTTTTGTCTGAAGCTACTTAGGTGGGTTTTAAAaggaaacagggacttccctggtggtctagcggttaagactctgagcttccaatgcatcCCTGTTCAGGGGattaagagcccacatgccgtgTGGCATGACCAAAAGtgtacaaaaataataataaaataaaaggaaataagatgGTATCCTGTGAGAGGAACTCAACAGAAAGGCTAGGATGAGAGACAAGAAGCTGTATTGGGAACAGCTGGGGCTGGAGATACA
It encodes:
- the LOC133259478 gene encoding neuroendocrine secretory protein 55, whose product is MDRRSRPQLGRRARHNYNDLCPPIGRRAATALLWLSCSIALLRALATSSTRAQQRAAAQRRTFLNAHHRSAAQVFPEPPESDHEDTDFEPSLPECPEYQEEEFDYESETESESEIESETEFETESDTAPTTEPETEPEDEPGPVVPKRPTFHQSLTERLSALRLRSPDASPSRAPPSTQESESPRQGEEPEDKDPRDPEESEEPKEEEKQQQHRCKPKKPTRRDPSPESPSKRGAIPIRRH